tatatatatatatatatatatatatatatatatatatatatatatatatatatatatatatatatatatatatatatgtgtgtgtgtgtgtgtgtgtgtttgtgtatatatttccgGGCACGCTGAACGACGTACCCGGACATATCTTTCCCTGTCCCTCATGAAGGGAAGACCTAGTAGTCAGTCATAACCGGGTGTGAGGGAGTACCCTAAGATGAACAAGCAAAAACcacaactgccgcgttgtagttaggaaagggagaggggttgggaagagttgaatctgtttgtgtacgTCTTTGTGCatatttaaccgtaatttttgacgggttgcgtacgctaatgataataataataataataataatgataataataatgataataataataacagcccccacccccacccccaccccaccccaccccacctaaAGCCTGTAACAGAGCGTTACGTAGCTAATAACATACACAGATACCCTGACGTACGGCCATTAATGAGGCAACTCAcgaaaaagatttctttcaacgttgaattgtagaCTGACGAATAAGAGACGTCTAATTTGTCTAATTTGCTATACATTATGTAATTCATTAAGTCTGTTTATACACTAACTACATTCAGGTTTTATGCAAccgtttccttttttttccatttcgaAATGTCTCATTAATATCTTGAACTCATTCAATGAATAACTCCAAGCAAGGTCTTTCACAagatttttgaaatattattttacgTTGTcctcattattttaattatcatttcaaGCTGGCTTTAGAAGCCATTATGAACCAAGTCAAGGAGACCGCCGCTAATTAGCAAGCCAATCTTTTACCAGAAAGGAATTCTAGCGGTGAAGAAACGAGACAAAAACTTTGTTAAAATAAAAAcggaaaaaagaaatattcaaggaAAATTAAACAATTAAATGAGGTAACATCAATAGCAAAAGCTATAATCCAAAGCACTGCAGTGGAGGGAAGAAAATCGCAAGCATAAAAGAATGGGTCCTTAGTGattgtaagaggaggaggaggggaagaaagagaagacgatggattgatgagctaagaaaatttgttggtgtgACTTCGCACACAAACCTTAGGTACTAAGCTTCGTGTGCCACTTTGGCACCTCAGCAGAAGAATCTCCAGCTGATTGACGTAAAAATTGCagttactttttcattttttttatgtatttctaaaTGCAcactttttgctttttttttattcaacttccaTCTTCACGAACATTTCTCCAACACCAGCTTTCATCCTCTCCAGCACTTTCTTCAATCTTCTCTAATATCATCTTCCACATtctcggtaattgtttacaacaccaggctctccatttactccaaaattatgcaatcctgaaattctcatcttcttgcacaataattagatggttatttaaattctgggaaaggaataattagcaagatatgttgaggaagggggaaggggttataaaaagaaaatagctcgatttcctcaccaaacgacttggaactgaaatgtcaacacagtcaaccaaacagaaattgtgatgccagcgtacttaaacagaagttcgtgatgccagcgtacatttgatttactgtatattcaaaatatacttaattaaacatggattaattactcaaaagtttccataaaatatgcaatttacaaatagtgacacttctgAGTGATAATTCatgtttaatttagtatattttgaatatacagtatatcaaatgtacgctggcatcacgaacttctgttcatgtacgcttggcatcacgaattctgtttggttgactgtgttgacatgtcagttccaagtcgtttagtgaggaaaccgagctattttctttttataaccccttcccccttcctgaaCATATCTTGCTggttattgctttcccagaatttaaataaccatctaaatactgtgcaagaagatgTGAACTGCAGGATTGcgttattttggagtaaatggagagcgtggtgttgtaaacaaataCCACTTTCTCCATCAGATTCTCCCTTCTTCTCCAAAAAATTCTTCCTTCTCCAAAATTTCTCCCAAATATTTTTCATCTACAAAAGCATCTTCTCTCTGCTTCAACAGCATCGTTTATCTTCTTCAACAGCGTCTTTCATCTTCTTCAACAGTGTCTTTCATCTTCTCTAACAGCGTCTTTCATCTTCCCCAACAGCATCTTTCATCTTCTCTAACAGCGTCTTTCATCTCTAACGGCATCTTTCATTTTCTCCAACAGCATCCTTCATTTTCTCTAACAGCATCTTTAATCTTCTCTAACAGCATCTTTCATTTTTTCCAACAGCATCTTTCATTTTCTCTAACAGCGTCTTTCATCTTCTCCAACAGCATCTTTCATCTTCTCTAACAGCGTCTTTCATCTTTTCCAACAACGTCTTTCATCTCTAACATTTCTCCTACAGCACCTTCCATTACCTCCAACATTTCTCTTTTAGCATCTTTCATCTTCCCCCAACATTTCTCCCACAGCATATTGAATAACCTCCAACATTTCTCCAATAGCATCTTTCATCTCCCCCAACTTTTCTCCTACAGCATGTTGAATAGCCTCCAACATTTCTCCAATAGCATCTTTCATCTCCCCCAACATTTCTCCCACAGCATATTGAATACCCTCCAACATTTCTCCAATAGCATCTTTCATCTCCCCCAACTTTTCTCCTACAGCATGTTGAATAGCCTCCAACATTTCTCCAATAGTATCTTTCATCTCCCCCAACATTTCTCCTACAGCATGTTGAATAACCTCCAACATTTCTCCAATAGCATCTTTCATCTCCCCCAACTTTTCTCCTACAGCATGTTGAATAGCCTCCAACATTTCTCCAATAGCATCTTTCATCTTCCCCAACATTTCTCCTACAGCATGTTGAATAACCTCCAACATCTCTCCAATAGCATCTTTCATCTCCCCCAACATTTCTCCTACAGCATGTTGAATAACCTCCAACATTTCTCCAATAGCATCTTTCATCTCCCCCAACATTTCTCCTACAGCATGTTGAATAACCTCCAACATTTCTCCAATAGCATCTTTCATCTTCCCTAACATTTCTCCCACAGCATGTTGAATAACCTCCAACATTTCTCCATTAGCATCTTTCATCTTCCCTAACATTTCTCCCACAGCATGTTGAATAACCTCCAACATTTCTCCAATAGCATCTTTCATCTTCCCCAACATTTCTCCCACATCATGTTGAATAACCTCCAACATTTCTCCTATAGCACCTTTCATCTTTTCCATTTATCCGACAGCATGTTCATTAATCTCCAACATTTCTCCAGTAGCACCTTTCATATCCCCCAACATTTCTCCAACAGCATGTTGAATAACCTCCAACATTTCTCATATAGCACCTTTCATTTTTTCCAACATTTCTCCAACAGCATGTTCATTAATCTCCAACATTTCTCCAGTAGCACCTTTCATCTCCCCCAGCATGTTGAATAACCTCCAACATTTCTCCATTAGCATCTTTCATCTTCCCTAACATTTCTCCCACAGCATGTTGAATAACCTCCAACATTTCTCCAATAGCATCTTTCATCTTCCCCAACATTTCTCCCACATCATGTTGAATAACCTCCAACATTTCTCCTATAGCACCTTTCATCTTTTCCATTTATCCGACAGCATGTTCATTAATCTCCAACATTTCTCCAGTAGCACCTTTCATATCCCCCAACATTTCTCCAACAGCATGTTGAATAACCTCCAACATTTCTCATATAGCACCTTTCATTTTTTCCAACATTTCTCCAACAGCATGTTCATTAATCTCCAACATTTCTCCAGTAGCACCTTTCATCTCCCCCAACATTTCTCCCACAACATGTTGAATAACCTCTAACATTTCTGCTATAGCATCTTTCATCTTTTCCAACATTTCTCCAACAGCATGTTCATTAATCTCCAACATTTATCCAGTAGCACCTTTCATCTTCCCCAACATTTCTCCCACAGGCTGTTGAATAACCTCCAACATTTCTCCCAGAGCGTGTTGAATAACCTCCAACATTTTTCCAGTAGCTCCTTTCATCTCCCCCAACATTTCTCCTACAGCATGTTGAATAACCTCCAACATTTCTCCAGTAGCTCCTTTCATCTCCCCCAACATTTCTCCTACAGCATGTTGAATAACCTCCAACATTTCTACTATAGCATCTTTCATATTTTCCAACGTTTCTCCCACAGCATGTTGAATAACCTCCAACATTTCTACTATAGCACCTTTCATCTTTTCCAACATTTCTCCAACAGCATGTTCATTAATCTCCAACATTTATCCAGTAGCACCTTTCATCTTCCCCAACATTTCTCCCACAGGCTGTTGAATAACCTCCAACATTTCTCCCAGAGCGTGTTGAATAACCTCCAACATTTTTCCAGTAGCTCCTTTCATCTCCCCCAACATTTCTCCTACAGCATGTTGAATAACCTCCAACATTTCTCCAGTAGCTCCTTTCATCTCCCCCAACATTTCTCCTACAGCATGTTGAATAACCTCCAACATTTCTACTATAGCACCTTTCATCTTTTCCAACATTTCTCCAACACCATGTTCATTATTCTCCAACATTTCTCCAATAGCATCTTTCATCTTCCCCAACATTTCTCCCACATCATGTTGAATAACCTCCAACATTTCTACTATAGCATCTTTCATCTTTTCCAACATTTCTCTTACAGCATGTTGAATAACCTTCAACATTTTTCCAGTAGAATCTTTCATCTTCTCCAACATTTCTCCAACAGCATGTTTATTAATCTCCAACATTTCTCTAGTAGCACCTTTCATC
The DNA window shown above is from Palaemon carinicauda isolate YSFRI2023 chromosome 29, ASM3689809v2, whole genome shotgun sequence and carries:
- the LOC137622715 gene encoding uncharacterized protein PF3D7_1120000-like, whose amino-acid sequence is MEKMKGAIGEMLEVIQHDVGEMLGKMKDAIGEMLEVIQHAVGEMLGKMKDANGEMLEVIQHAVGEMLGKMKDAIGEMLEVIQHAVGEMLGEMKDAIGEMLEVIQHAVGEMLGEMKDAIGEMLEVIQHAVGEMLGKMKDAIGEMLEAIQHAVGEKLGEMKDAIGEMLEVIQHAVGEMLGEMKDTIGEMLEAIQHAVGEKLGEMKDAIGEMLEGIQYAVGEMLGEMKDAIGEMLEAIQHAVGEKLGEMKDAIGEMLEVIQYAVGEMLGEDERC